The Saprospiraceae bacterium genome contains the following window.
CTTCAATTCCAGGAGCGAAGTAATAGCCATCCACAGAAGGATTGGATTCAGGAATTTTTTTGATAGAGCTTTTTAGCAAGTACGGAATATTTTGGATAGCTTGTTCTATTTGATTAATAAGAATAAAATCAAAGTGTTCAGGCTTTTGATTTTTGTAATACTCCAGACTATGCATTCGACATTCCATATTAAAACCGGATAAATCAGAATCAGCATAAAATCCATGCAATCCAAAATCCAAATGTTGTAGTTGTAATGGAAATGCACTGACGCCAATTAGTTTGGGTCCTTCTATCCATTCATTTAATTGTTTGATAAGTGTATTTAGTTTTTTTGGATCCGCTTCATCTAAGTCGATCCCAATAAAATCTACTTCTACAGCTGCCAAATAGCGGGCTATAGTCAGATCCTTTACTGGAGATGCAAATAAGAGGGGTCCGTTAAAAATCATTCTTCGAACAAGGTAGCTTGAGGTGATTTGAATTTGAAACTTTTCCGATGGTAAATCGATATTCCATATTTTAAAGTTGCTTGCCGGTGCTTTTCTGTAGGATATCCTTTGTTTTCATTCCAGCCATATTGTGGAAACACTTCATGGATTTTCAACATATATTCATCCCGATAGCATTTTGCTAAAATGGACGCTGCAGCAATGCTTTCATACAAACCGTCTCCTTTTACAATGCAATATTGTTCAATTGAAAGGTAGGGGATTTTTTTATTGCCATCTACCAAAATGAGGGAAGGCTTGGTTTTCAATCGGCTGATACAATTTCTCATGGCAGCTAAACTTGCCTGAAGAATATTAATTCGGTCTATTGTTTCCACATCGATGCTTTCTACAGCCCAGGCCATTGCATATTGTTCGATTTCAAGACGGAGGCTAGCGCGTTGATTTTCATTTAATTTTTTACTGTCATTTAAACCAATAATGGGCCGATCCGGGTGCAGCATTACGGCCGCTGCATACACCGGACCGGCTAATGGACCTCGTCCGGCTTCATCGCAGCCAGCTTCATATAAACTATTTTTATAATATGATTGCAATTTCAATCAATTTTCCATTAATTTTTTTAGATTTGCGGGTCGCAAAGTAAGAAAGTATGCGTTTTTGGTTAGTCCCTGTATTCATATTCAGTTTTTTTATTATTTCAATACAAAGCCAGACACACTGGCAGTCTGCTCGTATTTTATTGCAGGATAAAAGTATCAAAGATTTAATAAAAACCGGTATCGCTTTTGATCACGGGCATCTGCACCCAGGTCAATCCTTTGATGGTGATTTTACCTTGGAGGAATTAGCTATCATCCAAAAAGCAGGCTTTAAAATTGAAATAAGCCCAAAAAAGGATCTGGAAAGCCGTTCGGGCCCTACAGATTGCAACCCGATAACATTAAGTCAACCCGAGTATCCTTTACCGAGCAATTACCAATACGGTTCGATGAATGGTTATTTGACCCTGGAAGAAATCTATGAGAGTTTGGAAATCATGAATGATTTGTTTCCAAACCTGATTACAGTTAAAAAAGCGATTGGTTCGTATCGAACAAAAAATGGTAATCCGATTTATTATGTCAAAATATCTGACAATCCGAATCAGGATGAAAATGAGCCAGAAGTATTATATACAGCCTTGCATCATGCCAGAGAACCCATAAGCATGACACAAATGATGTATTTTATGTGGACTTTACTTGAAAATTATGGCAAGAAGGCAGAAATAACCCAACTAATCAATAACCGGGAGCTCTTTTTTATACCCTGTGTAAATCCAGATGGCTACAGCTACAATAGCCTGACCAATCCAAATGGAGGAGGCTATTGGAGAAAAAACCGGAATCCAAATGCAGATGGTATAGGCACCGATTTAAACCGTAATTATGAAACCGGATGGGGATTTAATGATGACGGATCCAGTCCATTGGGTAGTTCAGATGTTTATCGTGGCGTGAGACCTTTTTCTGAAGCAGAAACAGGAGCCATGCGTGATTTTTGTGAAAACAGACCGTTCTCAATAGCTATGAATTACCATAGTTTTGGTGATTTGTTGATTATTCCATGGGGTTATCTTGATAAGCCTACAGCAGATTCTACCCATTATTTAGCAATGGCGCAGGATATGACCCGTTATAACAATTTCAGGATCGGTACTTCAAAACAAACACTGGATTATGAAGTGAATGGAGTTGCCGATGATTGGATGTATGGTGAACAAGTATTCAAACACAAGACCTTTGCATTTACTCCAGAAGTGGGTGGTAGTTTCTGGCCTGAGCGTAAAGACATTTTACCACTCAATCAATCTACCCAATATATGAATTTTGCAGCTGCCTGGAATGCTGGGGAGTGTGCAAAAATTCAAGAGCAATCTGCAATAGCCATCAATCGAGACACCAATTATCTTAATTACAATATCCAACGCACCGGTATTTTAAATGCACCCATTGAGATTCATCTCGATGCAGATTTTGCAGGAGTGCAATTTTTGGACAATGATATTTCCATAAACTTAAAACCTGGTGAAATACGCCAAATTTCGATTCCTTATCTGGTAAATGGAAATCCAATAAAGGGAGACAGCATTCAATTTACTGCTGTTTTGACTACAGGATTTTATACAGAGTCATCCGTGGTTAAAAAATCGTATGTTGCTGGAAGCTATTTTCATGAGCGGTTTAATACAGATCAGAATTGGTTTGGGAATTTGAATACACGGTGGAATCTTACAGAAGAAAGTTATTTCACACCACCAAACTCATTAACGGATTCACCATTAAAACCTATGGATCCCAATTCTCAAAAATTGATTCAAAATACCAATGCAATCGATTTAACAACGGCCAAAGTGGCTTATTTGAGATTTAATGCACACTGGGAAATGGCAGATGATGTGGATTATGCACAAGTGCGCGTTTCAGAAGATGCCAATCATTTTATCCCTTTGTGTGGTCGGTATACTAAATCAGGCAGTCAGTTTCAAGATCTGGGTGAACCGGTTTATTGTGGCAAACAAAGCAACTGGGTTTCTGAATGGATCGATTTGAAAGATTATATTGGAAAAGAAATTTATCTCCAATTTTATATTTCCACCGGTATAAATGATCAAAACCTGGATGGATATTATGTTGATGAAATCGAAGTATTCACAGATCTCACAACCCGTAACTTAAATGATGCCAGCGAATGGCATTCACAGGTTTTTCCAATACCGGCACATGATCAGATTCATGTTCAATGGAATAACAAAGAAACCTTAAGCAGTGATGCGAAAATCGAATTGGTTTCATTAGCAGGAAAAAAACAAGTTATCCAGTATGTGTTAAACAAAGACTTATTGGAAATCAAAACAAATGCCTGTGTTCCTGGTTTGTATTACCTAAGCATTGAACAACAAAACAAGAAACCTGAAATTTACAAGGTTCTAATTCAGTAAGCATGGATTTATCATTTCTTCAAGAACTCCAACTCCGCGAAGCAAATCCGGGAAGTTGGTGTGGAAGTATTTCATATACTCCAGAATCATATCTAATTTCCAATTCACCGGTCAACGGCAAACAAATCGGAACTGTTGGAATAAGCAGTGCTTCTGATTATGAAGCCATCATGCAGCAAGCTCAAGAAGCATTTTTAATATGGCGATCCGTTCCTGCCCCAAAACGGGGAGAACTTGTTAAAGAAATCGGTGATGAATTGGCTAAGCATAAAACGGCATTGGGCAAGTTGGTTTCTTATGAAATGGGAAAAAGTCTACAAGAAGGACTCGGTGAAGTTCAGGAAATGATAGATATCTGCATTTTTGCTGCAGGCTTGTCTCGTCAACTTTATGGTTTAACAATGCATTCAGAAAGGCCGCTGCACCGAATGTATGAGCAATGGCATCCTTTGGGTGTTGTTGGAGTCATTTCAGCATTTAATTTTCCGGTTGCTGTTTGGTCCTGGAATGCTGCATTAGCCTGGGTATGCGGCAATGTAGTGATTTGGAAAGCTTCTGAGAAAACACCCCTCTGTAGTATCGCTTGTCAACAGATTGCACAAAAAGTATTTGACAAACACCAGTTGCCAAATGGGATTTCAAACATTGTCAACGGTGATTATACCGTCGGACAATGGTTGAGTGCAGATCCACGCATTCCTTTGATATCCGCTACAGGTTCTACACGAATGGGAAGAGCGGTAGGTGCTGAAGTTGCCAAACGTTTTGGAAAATCTATTTTAGAATTGGGAGGCAACAATGCAATCATTGTTTGTCCAAGTGCAGATATGAATGTAGTATTAACATCTGTGTTATTTGGAGCGGTGGGCACATCCGGACAGCGATGTACAACAACCCGAAGATTGCTAATTCATGAAAGCATTTATGACGTTTTAAAACAAAAACTTTCAAATGCGTATCAACAACTTCGTATTGGCGATCCATTAGATCCAAACAATCATGTAGGCCCTTTGATTGATCGGGATGCGGTAGTTAATTATTTAGCGGCTTTAGATCAAATTAGCAAGCAAGGTGGTAGCTTTTTGGTAGCAGGTGGTGTGTTGGAAGGTGAATCGTATTCAAGTGGTTGTTATGTCAAACCCTGTGTAGCAGAAATTAACCACGAAGCTATTATTGTACATCACGAGACCTTTGCACCCATTTTATATTTGATCAAATTCAAAACACTCGAAGAGGCAATTGCAATTCAAAATGAAGTACCTCAGGGATTATCATCTTCCATAATGACCAAAGATTTACAGGAAGCAGAATTCTTTTTATCCTGTTCAGGTTCGGATTGTGGCATAGCAAACGTAAACATAGGAACCAGTGGTGCTGAAATCGGCGGTGCTTTTGGAGGAGAAAAAGAAACAGGCGGTGGCCGCGAAAGCGGTTCTGATGCCTGGAAAGCGTATATGAGACGCCAAACCAACACCATCAATTATTCTACTCAGGTTCCTTTAGCTCAGGGAATTAAATTTGAGATTTAAGGAGATCTCTAAAAATCCCTTATACTTCGTTAAACAATTTTTTAAACTTCTCATTTACAGAAGTAAACTCGGAGTTTAAAAAATTGAAAGCCTCGTCTAAGGCATTTTTAGAGATCTCCTTAATCGTTTGTTTTATAACATTCGATTATTTTTAAATTGTAATTTCTTTTCAGATATTATTTAGCTTTATATTTGAATTTCGGTTCTCTAAAATAAGTAAATGAAAGAATATATGCAGCTTATTGAAACCGGAGTGTTTGATTAGTATTGTAAATTGTTGGTTTTATTGTTATAATTTAACCCATACAGTATCAAGTTCAATTTAAATTATTAACAGCAGTTTATTAATTATGAAAGACTATTTTCGCTCACTCTTTGATTACCACGTTCGGGCCAATGAGCTTTTTCTGGATGTGTTGTATTCAGAAAACAAGCCTATTGATGAATATGCTTTCAAAATGTTTCGACATTCCATCATGGCTCATCATGTGTGGA
Protein-coding sequences here:
- a CDS encoding ribonuclease HII, translated to MQSYYKNSLYEAGCDEAGRGPLAGPVYAAAVMLHPDRPIIGLNDSKKLNENQRASLRLEIEQYAMAWAVESIDVETIDRINILQASLAAMRNCISRLKTKPSLILVDGNKKIPYLSIEQYCIVKGDGLYESIAAASILAKCYRDEYMLKIHEVFPQYGWNENKGYPTEKHRQATLKYGISIYHRKSFKFKSPQATLFEE
- a CDS encoding aldehyde dehydrogenase family protein, with translation MDLSFLQELQLREANPGSWCGSISYTPESYLISNSPVNGKQIGTVGISSASDYEAIMQQAQEAFLIWRSVPAPKRGELVKEIGDELAKHKTALGKLVSYEMGKSLQEGLGEVQEMIDICIFAAGLSRQLYGLTMHSERPLHRMYEQWHPLGVVGVISAFNFPVAVWSWNAALAWVCGNVVIWKASEKTPLCSIACQQIAQKVFDKHQLPNGISNIVNGDYTVGQWLSADPRIPLISATGSTRMGRAVGAEVAKRFGKSILELGGNNAIIVCPSADMNVVLTSVLFGAVGTSGQRCTTTRRLLIHESIYDVLKQKLSNAYQQLRIGDPLDPNNHVGPLIDRDAVVNYLAALDQISKQGGSFLVAGGVLEGESYSSGCYVKPCVAEINHEAIIVHHETFAPILYLIKFKTLEEAIAIQNEVPQGLSSSIMTKDLQEAEFFLSCSGSDCGIANVNIGTSGAEIGGAFGGEKETGGGRESGSDAWKAYMRRQTNTINYSTQVPLAQGIKFEI
- a CDS encoding immune inhibitor A is translated as MRFWLVPVFIFSFFIISIQSQTHWQSARILLQDKSIKDLIKTGIAFDHGHLHPGQSFDGDFTLEELAIIQKAGFKIEISPKKDLESRSGPTDCNPITLSQPEYPLPSNYQYGSMNGYLTLEEIYESLEIMNDLFPNLITVKKAIGSYRTKNGNPIYYVKISDNPNQDENEPEVLYTALHHAREPISMTQMMYFMWTLLENYGKKAEITQLINNRELFFIPCVNPDGYSYNSLTNPNGGGYWRKNRNPNADGIGTDLNRNYETGWGFNDDGSSPLGSSDVYRGVRPFSEAETGAMRDFCENRPFSIAMNYHSFGDLLIIPWGYLDKPTADSTHYLAMAQDMTRYNNFRIGTSKQTLDYEVNGVADDWMYGEQVFKHKTFAFTPEVGGSFWPERKDILPLNQSTQYMNFAAAWNAGECAKIQEQSAIAINRDTNYLNYNIQRTGILNAPIEIHLDADFAGVQFLDNDISINLKPGEIRQISIPYLVNGNPIKGDSIQFTAVLTTGFYTESSVVKKSYVAGSYFHERFNTDQNWFGNLNTRWNLTEESYFTPPNSLTDSPLKPMDPNSQKLIQNTNAIDLTTAKVAYLRFNAHWEMADDVDYAQVRVSEDANHFIPLCGRYTKSGSQFQDLGEPVYCGKQSNWVSEWIDLKDYIGKEIYLQFYISTGINDQNLDGYYVDEIEVFTDLTTRNLNDASEWHSQVFPIPAHDQIHVQWNNKETLSSDAKIELVSLAGKKQVIQYVLNKDLLEIKTNACVPGLYYLSIEQQNKKPEIYKVLIQ